One region of Priestia megaterium genomic DNA includes:
- a CDS encoding aldolase catalytic domain-containing protein, which yields MGHNSKIIDCTIRDGGLINNWDFSVEFVQDLYNGLSAAGVEYMEIGYKNSPKLLQATEPNPWRFLDDNFLKEIIPEKKFTKLSALVDIGRVDPNDILPREQSMLDMIRVACYIREVDKGLELIKMFHDLGYETSLNIMALSSVPENQLIEAFEMVKKSPVDVVYIVDSFGSLDPADIEHQVKKFQAMIPSKQLGIHTHNNMQLAFANTLTAMRNGVTFLDSSVYGMGRAAGNCNTELLVSYIPKPSYEMKPILGVIEKHMLEMRQKWEWGYIIPYMISGVLNEHPRVAMAYRDSEDRDKFVDFYDKVTSPEVTTSPASK from the coding sequence ATGGGACATAATAGCAAAATTATAGACTGTACCATTCGTGACGGAGGTTTAATTAATAATTGGGATTTTAGCGTTGAATTTGTGCAAGACTTATATAACGGCCTAAGCGCAGCCGGCGTTGAATATATGGAGATCGGTTATAAAAATTCACCTAAGCTTCTTCAAGCAACTGAGCCCAACCCATGGAGATTTCTTGACGATAACTTTCTCAAAGAAATTATCCCTGAGAAAAAGTTCACGAAGCTATCTGCTTTAGTAGATATCGGGCGTGTAGATCCGAATGACATCCTGCCGCGTGAGCAAAGTATGTTAGATATGATTCGAGTGGCATGCTATATTCGCGAAGTAGATAAAGGCTTAGAGCTTATAAAAATGTTCCACGATTTAGGCTATGAGACTTCACTTAACATTATGGCACTATCTAGCGTACCGGAAAATCAGCTTATTGAAGCATTTGAAATGGTAAAGAAAAGCCCCGTAGATGTTGTGTATATTGTTGACTCCTTTGGAAGCCTAGACCCTGCCGATATCGAGCATCAAGTGAAAAAGTTCCAAGCCATGATTCCTAGCAAGCAGCTTGGGATCCATACGCATAACAACATGCAACTAGCTTTTGCTAATACATTAACTGCGATGCGTAATGGCGTTACATTCCTTGATTCATCTGTTTATGGTATGGGCCGTGCAGCTGGTAACTGTAACACAGAGCTGCTTGTTAGCTACATACCAAAACCAAGTTATGAGATGAAGCCGATTCTCGGCGTAATTGAAAAGCATATGCTTGAAATGCGTCAAAAGTGGGAATGGGGCTATATCATCCCTTACATGATTTCTGGTGTGCTGAATGAACATCCACGTGTAGCTATGGCTTACCGTGATAGCGAGGATCGTGACAAATTCGTAGATTTTTATGACAAAGTAACGTCTCCAGAAGTTACTACGTCTCCAGCATCAAAATAA
- a CDS encoding YeiH family protein gives MININKAQKRTVFLRTNTRTSFNISLWAGGIAFTFLFALLAYGLAKVPGFNHIGPLACSIIMAVIYRQIWGYPEKIRFGIEFSSKKLLRYAIVLYGLKLNIDVVIHQGLGLLLRDVGTAVFAIVLTILLGKWMKADRGLSLLLGIGTGICGAAAIAAVSPIVKAKEEDTAIGAGVIALVGTLFAIGYTILRPYIHLTNIQYGIWSGVGLHEIAHVALAAAPAGRDALAIGLLAKLGRVLLLVPLSFILMYWMKRTGKMEKDTKIEFPWFLIGFIIMSIFGSYVVGKHLIIPKTIMNDISTLTTFLLTMAMVSLGLNVSMKALRTKALKPLIAMFITSILLSFLTFWTM, from the coding sequence ATGATAAATATAAATAAAGCCCAAAAGCGGACTGTATTCTTACGAACAAATACCCGGACGTCATTTAATATTTCCTTATGGGCTGGAGGAATTGCTTTTACTTTTCTTTTTGCTTTACTTGCTTATGGATTAGCAAAAGTCCCGGGGTTTAATCATATCGGTCCACTAGCCTGTTCAATTATAATGGCAGTCATTTATCGTCAAATTTGGGGATACCCTGAAAAAATAAGATTTGGAATTGAATTTTCTTCTAAAAAGCTGTTACGTTATGCGATTGTTTTATATGGACTAAAGCTTAATATTGATGTTGTTATTCATCAAGGGCTAGGACTGCTACTTCGCGATGTGGGAACGGCTGTATTTGCGATTGTTTTAACAATTCTTCTAGGCAAATGGATGAAGGCTGATCGTGGTTTATCTCTTCTTTTAGGAATAGGAACAGGAATATGCGGTGCGGCAGCTATTGCAGCTGTTTCTCCGATTGTAAAAGCAAAAGAAGAAGATACAGCTATCGGAGCTGGTGTTATCGCTTTAGTGGGAACTCTATTTGCCATTGGATATACCATTTTAAGACCCTATATACATTTAACGAATATCCAATATGGAATTTGGTCAGGCGTTGGCCTCCATGAAATTGCCCATGTAGCTCTAGCTGCAGCACCAGCTGGACGCGACGCCCTAGCTATTGGCCTGTTGGCTAAGTTAGGCAGAGTGCTTTTACTTGTGCCATTAAGCTTTATCTTAATGTACTGGATGAAGCGAACAGGAAAAATGGAAAAGGATACGAAGATTGAATTTCCTTGGTTTTTAATAGGTTTTATCATCATGAGTATTTTTGGAAGTTATGTCGTAGGCAAGCACCTTATCATACCTAAAACGATCATGAATGATATTTCAACTCTAACCACGTTTCTTTTAACAATGGCTATGGTCAGCTTAGGGTTAAATGTAAGTATGAAGGCTCTTCGAACAAAAGCATTAAAGCCATTGATTGCGATGTTTATTACTTCTATACTCTTATCATTTCTTACATTTTGGACAATGTAA
- the lgt gene encoding prolipoprotein diacylglyceryl transferase, whose translation MNQHTQPLNPIAFHLGPLEVHWYGIIIGIGAFLGFLLASKEGKKRGISSETISDLLLLALPIAIVTARIYYVLFEWSYYKDHPGEIIAIWHGGIAIHGGIIGSVLTAIWFCRKKNLSFWKMADVLAPSLLLGQAIGRWGNFMNQEAHGGPVTRQFLETLHLPDFIVNQMYINGTYYHPTFLYESLWNIIGVLVLIVLRKSLLKRGEVFLTYLLWYSIGRFFIEGLRTDSLMLTSHIRIAQLVSFLCVLGSLILLWYRRKKGLATSKTVSLS comes from the coding sequence ATGAACCAACACACACAACCTTTAAACCCTATCGCCTTCCACCTTGGTCCACTTGAGGTCCATTGGTATGGAATTATTATAGGGATAGGAGCTTTTTTAGGCTTTTTGTTAGCCTCGAAAGAAGGAAAGAAACGAGGTATCTCTTCAGAAACCATCTCTGATTTACTTCTGCTAGCACTACCCATTGCTATCGTTACTGCTCGAATTTACTACGTACTTTTTGAATGGAGTTACTATAAAGACCACCCAGGCGAAATTATAGCAATTTGGCATGGAGGCATAGCTATTCACGGTGGAATTATTGGATCTGTATTAACAGCTATATGGTTTTGCAGAAAAAAGAATCTTTCTTTTTGGAAAATGGCTGATGTTTTAGCTCCTAGCTTATTATTAGGCCAAGCTATTGGCCGGTGGGGAAACTTTATGAATCAAGAAGCACATGGCGGACCTGTTACACGTCAGTTTTTAGAAACTTTACATTTACCTGATTTTATTGTTAATCAAATGTATATCAATGGAACTTATTATCATCCTACATTCCTTTATGAATCCCTTTGGAACATAATAGGTGTTCTTGTCTTGATCGTACTAAGAAAATCTTTGTTAAAAAGAGGCGAAGTCTTTCTTACTTACCTACTATGGTATTCGATAGGACGATTTTTTATAGAGGGATTGCGTACAGATAGCTTAATGCTAACTTCTCATATCAGAATAGCTCAGCTCGTTTCTTTCCTTTGCGTGCTAGGCAGTTTGATCCTGCTATGGTATAGACGTAAAAAAGGCTTAGCAACTAGTAAGACTGTATCTCTCTCATAA
- a CDS encoding MarR family winged helix-turn-helix transcriptional regulator → MDIYKDLFLMQQTYATLFSLANKVQVKGDQSLELLTSRQHMAMVAIAHLPEDETTLNNIARKLGTTKQSVKQLITIMEKKGYVDVVPSSKDKRAVNVKITKEGKEALLVVSEKGIFFLEDLFKKFSTEELEIMWKLLKKLYSFDGEEHDGFEEEGNIKMDEDHNELQLRVIRELESRRVQAIDNIKKNL, encoded by the coding sequence ATGGATATTTATAAAGATCTTTTTTTAATGCAGCAAACTTACGCTACCTTATTTTCTCTGGCAAATAAAGTCCAGGTGAAAGGAGATCAGTCTCTTGAGCTCTTAACATCAAGACAGCATATGGCGATGGTGGCAATTGCTCATTTACCTGAAGATGAAACAACGTTAAATAATATTGCTAGAAAATTAGGAACCACAAAACAAAGCGTCAAGCAGTTAATTACCATTATGGAAAAAAAGGGGTATGTTGACGTGGTTCCTAGCAGTAAAGATAAACGTGCAGTTAACGTAAAAATCACCAAAGAGGGAAAAGAAGCGCTGCTTGTTGTTTCAGAAAAAGGAATTTTCTTTTTGGAAGACCTTTTTAAAAAGTTTTCAACCGAAGAGTTGGAAATAATGTGGAAGCTTTTAAAGAAACTTTATAGCTTTGACGGGGAAGAACATGATGGATTTGAAGAAGAAGGCAACATCAAAATGGATGAAGATCACAATGAATTACAGTTGAGAGTGATAAGGGAGCTTGAAAGTCGAAGAGTTCAAGCAATTGATAATATAAAAAAGAACTTATAA
- a CDS encoding serine hydrolase domain-containing protein has protein sequence MFEISDETVRLINKTCRGKKNLKLTVGYLTDNQYVIKIYNESGEIDSSKKYHYEIGSITKTFTISLLSKYISENKLTLNDSIRKYIKELKEDTYYPTLLRLATHSSGYSGSLPLNKREYFKIIFNLIFGGSDLNKNNPLHMDFNKMKMLIEKSKLKEVDYSWKYSNFGISLIGYVLGMISGKGYWDTMNDFLLNELGLKDTCLGASNDNLHGYDRKNNDCGNWQWDKGNFISPAGAVSSTADDLLKYAKINMDEDKPYLSFCHEKYANGTKKFDMGLGWLLLKKNNNVVLHGGGTGCFSSFLGIDKEKKVASVVLANYKLGRNNDEHIGRSLLESLQKSKDI, from the coding sequence ATGTTTGAAATCAGTGATGAAACAGTACGATTAATTAACAAGACCTGTAGAGGAAAAAAGAATTTGAAATTAACCGTTGGCTATTTAACGGACAACCAATATGTTATCAAAATTTATAATGAAAGCGGTGAAATTGACTCATCCAAAAAATATCATTATGAAATTGGTTCTATTACTAAGACTTTTACTATATCGCTGCTATCAAAATACATATCTGAAAACAAGTTGACACTAAACGATTCTATACGAAAGTACATAAAAGAACTTAAGGAAGACACGTATTATCCTACATTGCTCCGCCTCGCTACTCACTCTTCTGGATATTCGGGAAGCTTACCTTTAAATAAACGGGAATATTTTAAAATAATTTTTAATTTGATTTTTGGCGGAAGTGATTTGAATAAAAATAATCCGTTACATATGGATTTTAACAAAATGAAGATGCTGATCGAAAAAAGTAAATTAAAAGAAGTAGATTATTCATGGAAGTATTCCAATTTCGGTATATCCCTTATTGGATACGTGTTGGGAATGATATCGGGCAAGGGGTATTGGGATACTATGAATGACTTTCTTCTTAATGAGCTTGGACTAAAGGATACTTGTTTAGGCGCTTCAAACGATAATCTACATGGCTATGACCGCAAAAATAATGATTGTGGCAACTGGCAGTGGGACAAGGGGAATTTTATATCACCTGCGGGCGCAGTATCCTCAACCGCTGATGATTTACTTAAATACGCAAAAATAAATATGGATGAAGATAAACCATATCTGTCTTTTTGTCATGAAAAATACGCCAATGGAACAAAGAAGTTTGATATGGGTCTTGGATGGTTGCTTTTAAAGAAAAACAATAATGTGGTATTGCACGGCGGTGGAACCGGATGCTTCAGCTCATTTTTAGGAATTGATAAAGAAAAGAAAGTTGCGTCCGTCGTTTTAGCTAATTATAAACTAGGTAGAAATAATGATGAACATATAGGGAGGTCTTTATTAGAAAGCCTGCAAAAGTCAAAAGATATATAA
- a CDS encoding mechanosensitive ion channel family protein has translation MVFTEFFQQFPVKVLTVGLLIVLIVYFIRKFIKLFFDKTSFLDEKREETLMHFSNQVTRVLGLAFFFIYVLSHFFDFGKILTSSVVLASALAIILQHIIRDYIMGLTYLFERQIHHGDYVILNGNRQGKIEEITMRYLKIRQYDGYLYTVSYSNITELQNGTRGRRRVNESLILNYRQNPDDAFKVMEKVAQTCNEKYGQYLLKDMNGIPIEGFQFNQITELNVGFKGHQYSLSGLVKEADFVEASQKVRYELAMAAYKNDLMMAESFETSH, from the coding sequence GTGGTTTTCACTGAATTTTTCCAGCAGTTTCCAGTAAAGGTTTTAACGGTAGGGCTGCTGATTGTACTTATCGTTTATTTTATTCGCAAATTCATTAAGCTTTTCTTTGATAAAACGAGCTTTTTAGATGAAAAACGAGAAGAGACGCTCATGCACTTTTCTAATCAGGTCACAAGAGTATTGGGGCTGGCTTTTTTCTTTATTTATGTGCTTAGCCATTTCTTTGACTTCGGAAAGATTCTCACTAGTTCGGTAGTGTTGGCCAGTGCCCTGGCAATAATCCTCCAGCATATCATCCGTGATTATATAATGGGACTGACTTACTTGTTTGAACGCCAGATCCACCACGGAGATTATGTTATTCTTAACGGAAACCGTCAAGGGAAAATAGAAGAAATTACAATGCGCTACTTAAAGATTCGTCAATATGACGGCTACCTCTATACCGTCTCATATAGCAACATTACGGAACTTCAGAATGGAACCCGAGGAAGACGCCGGGTAAATGAAAGTCTTATTCTCAACTACAGGCAAAACCCGGACGATGCCTTCAAAGTAATGGAGAAGGTAGCACAAACATGTAACGAAAAATATGGTCAATATTTGTTGAAAGATATGAATGGAATTCCTATAGAGGGCTTTCAATTCAATCAAATTACTGAACTGAACGTAGGTTTTAAAGGTCACCAATATTCATTATCAGGCCTTGTGAAGGAAGCTGATTTTGTAGAAGCGAGCCAAAAGGTGCGATATGAACTCGCAATGGCTGCCTACAAAAATGACCTAATGATGGCTGAAAGCTTCGAGACAAGCCATTAA
- a CDS encoding class I SAM-dependent methyltransferase yields MAQKSNYTKINSKMWDEWASAGGEWSLAINHQDFVDATQGKFDIYLTPCKPVPHNWFIPFKKAKILGLASGGGQQCPVFAAQHAEVTVFDYSDKQLELEKMVSTREGYSIEIVKGDMSKTFPFEDETFDMIFNPVSNCYIQDVEHVWQECFRVLKKGGVLLSGFANPALYLFGEDEKALQVVNKLPYDGTKNTVENDEELIKNGGVQFSHSLETQIGGQLKAGFTLQDLYEDHHHKGKITEYMPCYIATKSIK; encoded by the coding sequence ATGGCGCAAAAATCTAATTATACAAAAATTAACTCCAAAATGTGGGATGAATGGGCTTCAGCGGGAGGAGAATGGTCATTAGCTATTAATCATCAAGATTTTGTAGATGCAACTCAAGGTAAGTTTGATATCTACTTAACACCTTGTAAGCCTGTTCCGCATAACTGGTTTATTCCATTTAAAAAAGCAAAAATATTGGGACTTGCTAGCGGAGGAGGACAGCAGTGCCCAGTCTTTGCAGCCCAACATGCGGAAGTTACGGTTTTTGACTACTCTGATAAGCAATTAGAATTAGAAAAAATGGTGTCCACTAGAGAAGGCTATTCTATTGAAATAGTTAAAGGGGATATGAGTAAGACATTTCCCTTTGAAGATGAGACGTTCGATATGATTTTTAACCCTGTATCAAACTGCTATATTCAAGATGTGGAACACGTTTGGCAAGAATGTTTTAGAGTTCTAAAAAAAGGTGGCGTTCTGCTATCTGGCTTTGCAAATCCTGCTCTTTATTTATTTGGAGAAGATGAAAAAGCATTACAAGTGGTTAATAAATTACCTTATGATGGAACTAAAAACACCGTAGAAAATGATGAAGAACTTATAAAAAATGGCGGTGTACAGTTTAGCCATTCATTAGAAACTCAAATTGGCGGACAACTAAAAGCTGGATTCACCTTACAAGACCTTTATGAAGATCATCATCACAAGGGGAAAATCACTGAATATATGCCTTGTTATATTGCAACTAAATCCATTAAATAA
- a CDS encoding stress protein produces MRKAKQAVVASAVGLAVLATPLALPNLGGSAGSAEAAEVGGDVTVDPVAIGQAIADAAKTADNRSGFVKGAMEKAFFESGQQYNVMVMNLSQSYNSDQLQGVQYFDTVDYDGITYGVWIFEEGTFINEGDGGYDNWAFRGWFERTGDDEKTVNFHRP; encoded by the coding sequence ATGAGAAAAGCGAAACAAGCTGTTGTAGCTTCTGCCGTAGGTTTAGCTGTGTTAGCGACGCCATTAGCTCTACCGAACTTAGGAGGTTCTGCAGGTTCCGCAGAAGCTGCAGAAGTTGGAGGAGACGTAACAGTTGATCCCGTAGCCATAGGACAAGCGATTGCAGATGCGGCTAAAACAGCCGACAATCGAAGTGGGTTCGTCAAGGGAGCAATGGAAAAAGCGTTTTTTGAATCGGGTCAACAATATAATGTAATGGTCATGAATTTGAGTCAAAGTTATAATTCAGATCAATTACAAGGTGTTCAGTATTTTGATACCGTAGATTATGATGGTATTACGTATGGAGTCTGGATATTTGAAGAAGGAACATTTATTAATGAAGGTGATGGAGGTTATGATAACTGGGCCTTCAGAGGCTGGTTTGAACGCACAGGAGATGACGAGAAAACAGTCAATTTTCATAGACCTTAA
- the speG gene encoding spermidine N1-acetyltransferase, whose amino-acid sequence MNKELKLRPLEREDLKFVHELNNDANIMSYWFEEPYEAFVELQDLYDKHIHDQGERRFILEKDGDMLGLVELVEIDYIHRRAEFQIIIDPTYQGHGYAMVATNLAMNYAFSVLNMHKLYLIVDKENEKAIHIYKKVGFSIEGELKDEFFVDGSYHNAIRMCMFQKEYLQTKSKN is encoded by the coding sequence ATGAATAAGGAACTTAAGTTACGTCCTTTGGAAAGAGAAGATTTAAAATTTGTCCATGAACTCAATAATGATGCAAATATTATGTCTTATTGGTTTGAAGAGCCTTATGAAGCTTTTGTAGAGCTACAGGACTTATATGATAAACATATTCACGATCAAGGTGAGCGTCGGTTCATACTAGAAAAGGACGGGGATATGCTTGGATTAGTGGAATTGGTCGAAATTGATTATATTCATCGTAGAGCAGAGTTTCAAATTATTATTGACCCTACATATCAAGGTCATGGTTACGCCATGGTTGCCACAAATCTAGCAATGAATTATGCCTTTTCGGTATTGAATATGCATAAACTTTACTTAATTGTAGACAAGGAAAACGAAAAAGCAATTCATATCTATAAGAAGGTCGGTTTTTCTATCGAAGGTGAGTTAAAAGATGAATTTTTTGTCGATGGAAGCTATCATAACGCTATAAGAATGTGTATGTTTCAAAAAGAATATTTACAAACCAAAAGTAAAAACTAA
- a CDS encoding DUF1565 domain-containing protein: MKKAVGIFIILLCCINQRVEAANQPSVEPIHHEIYVSPTGDDKNLGTKSKPFRTLRKASEAAPPGTTVYIRGGIYYEQLIISRSGTKQEPIIFRNYKSEKPLISGEKIKQSTQIDCFLINYLPVSAKR, from the coding sequence ATGAAAAAAGCAGTTGGTATTTTTATTATTTTACTGTGTTGTATAAACCAAAGGGTTGAGGCAGCTAATCAGCCTTCAGTAGAACCTATACATCATGAGATCTACGTTTCTCCTACAGGGGACGACAAAAACTTAGGTACTAAAAGCAAACCTTTTAGAACATTAAGAAAGGCAAGTGAAGCAGCTCCACCCGGAACTACGGTTTACATCAGAGGTGGCATTTATTACGAACAATTAATTATTAGCCGTTCAGGTACTAAACAAGAGCCTATTATTTTCAGGAACTATAAAAGTGAAAAGCCCCTTATTAGTGGAGAAAAAATAAAGCAGTCTACACAAATAGACTGCTTCTTAATTAATTATTTACCTGTTTCGGCAAAACGCTGA
- the arsC gene encoding arsenate reductase (thioredoxin): MSKKTLYFLCTGNSCRSQMAEGWAKKYLNNNEWDVRSAGLEAHGLNPNAVKAMKEAGVDISNQTSDIIDPEILNNADLVVTLCGHAADHCPVTPPHVKREHWGFDDPAKAEGTDEEKWAFFQRVRDEIGERIQRFAETGK, translated from the coding sequence ATGTCTAAAAAAACACTTTATTTCTTATGTACAGGTAACTCTTGCCGTAGCCAAATGGCTGAAGGATGGGCAAAAAAATATCTAAATAACAATGAATGGGATGTACGCAGTGCAGGATTAGAAGCTCATGGATTAAATCCTAACGCTGTAAAAGCAATGAAAGAAGCTGGTGTTGATATTTCAAACCAAACATCTGATATTATTGATCCTGAAATTTTAAATAATGCAGATTTAGTGGTTACATTATGTGGCCATGCAGCTGATCATTGCCCCGTAACACCTCCTCATGTGAAGCGTGAACACTGGGGATTTGATGATCCTGCAAAAGCAGAAGGAACAGATGAAGAGAAATGGGCATTCTTTCAACGTGTCCGTGATGAAATTGGTGAGCGTATTCAGCGTTTTGCCGAAACAGGTAAATAA